The genomic stretch tctttaaaagcggattttttttaaagattcccAGTTGTAAAGGTTTCCCGTTCCTCGTTTCCCTATTCCCCGTTCCCTGTCAGTTAATGATAGCCATTGAGATTCACACTTCAACTAGGTTGGGAATCAAACATAGTTAAATGCTACTCTGGTTTGGAACATTTTGAGTTTagccaggagctcatcaaggggaacCGCTATCTCTAacaattccttgagtcaacccttatACATCGTATTTTCCTTTACGCTTAGGTAtgtagctctgttttgattggcttttacaacagtgggcttGCTGAATCTCCCAAAGGGCTCTATAATTTAATGTAcccgggaaagggttgactgaatggagtgtagtgtaacgtgaagtgctagatttctatcccatatgaaccatgtgagcattagccctactgatggaactgggcccacacaaggacagagaaaaactctgaccagggtgggaattgaacccacgacattcgggttagatctccgcagCTCTACCGACGGAGCTTGACCAAGACCCCTAGACCAAGTATGggccttgatgagctcctgattTAGCTTAATAAGTGCTATTTTTCTGATTGaccattttaaacagtgcgtTCGGAGCAGAAGatttcgtggcgttctaaaaatagataggtgctcgcaaaggttgactcgtagagtctgtatgggagaggcaagctcctactcttAGACTCCTGCTGCAACAAATTTgggttagccgatttggtctattgtttattttcccgtaaACCTTGGTTTAAAAACACATAGACACAAGACAAATTTGGGATGGACTCTTGGCTACACTAAAACTTTTCCAAAACATACAAAAGCTATGAATTTAAATTATAAGGAATGCAATATTTTTGAATGacggaataaaaataaaacaaaagttaaatgGATCATTCaactcttttttctttcaaagaacCTTTTTATAAGGATGTTCAGGCTGCAATTAAAAAAActctctcggtgcagagtagagaactaacaaactcaacccacatatgacgccgagaaTTTATTTCGAGCTGAGTAATAGACCTCAGCCCTTACTACTATAAATACCAGAATGCAATGTTTCAGTAGTCACACAACAAGAAAATTGTGATCCGTTACGTCATAAGGGGTGCAGTCTATTTGCAACGGTTTATGATTCTCTTGGACGTTCATCGAAACCGCCTAAATATTTTGCAGTTTTGTGGGGTGCTAAGTCGGGTAGTGTAAACATTTTAAATGGGACTGGTCGACCGCAGTTGGTCACTCTGTGAATTAAAAACGATAAAACGACCGGCGAAGCCATCGCCTTATTTAAGCCGACAAAACGGATCGGCCATGCCACTAATGTGTGAATCGTCAATAGCTGTTACGTAATTCATCGTGAAAGTGTACCCTAGTCTCAgaggtcttcttcttcttcttctcggaCGAAATTTAGCCGCGGAAAGCAACAATTACGAACGACTTATTCTCTCGCTGAATCGTCGTTCGTTGTCGCTCTTCGCGGCTAAATTTAGTccgaaaagaagaagaattaaGAAGCAAAAAGCCTCTGATACTAGGGGCAACTGTAGCATGCGAGAGCATCCAGCGGGTGAAACAAGAGCCGAAGAAAGCCTGATGCTCTGGGAGGCTAATGCAGCTATGAAAGAGAGGAGAAAATACATTAAGGTACGCCTGATGACTAACCTGCTCTTTCTCTCGTCTCTTCAAAATAGTCAATTAACTCCGGAAATAAAATTCCAAAGCTGAGCGCAAACCCAAGGCTTACTGCATTGCAGACAGCTGATAATATACATACCACCCAGGAATATAAAGTGTCTTTGTAACGTTTCCCGCAAAATAGCGTCCTTATTTTCCCCAAAGCCATTTTAGGCTCTCGTTCTAAATTGATGTAAGGATGGAAATAAACCGGACTCTATAGTATTAGACCCAAACTTAATGCCTGTCATGCATGATCAAAATATGCAAACTTCCTAGACCAATGAAACAGCTGAAATGTCTGAGAGAATAAGAAAGTGTTCCCAATTGTTCACCAAACGTGATCCCATCGATCAAAAATGCTGATTACGAGATACGCTCCAATGAAGCCGATATAATACTATTTGCGTTTTCACGTGAGCTGCATAAGGAGAGACTTTGAACGACcattattattaaaacagtTATCCGTGTGTAGCTTACACTTTTTCGCGGGTTCGATTTCCGCCACTTAAATAAAGCTCCTTTAAAGAAATGTACTTAAATGTGAACGGCCCATGTGTAGATTTTTACTCCGTAATGAATTAAAATATTGTTGTTACTCCCTCGTACTCGGCGACATTGACcttgtttcatttttcgccAATAACATGATTACGTAGCTATGCACGTGGCTCTGCACGGGAAGCACGTGTTCCTACTCATTTATTTCCCGCTCTTTGGAAACAAAAGCCTCAAACtttatctttgtttttatttcaataaCGTTTCGAACGTTAAAACCGAGTCAATCGTGAACTTGAGGGCCTTTTAGTGGACGTTTTCGATTATTATGTGAAGACAACTGATCACGCCTGCCTTGTAATTCAAGAAAAGTCACACTAATGTAAGCAAAGCTATAAAGACAGAAAACAGCAAATCGAAGAATGGGAAATGGGGAACAGAGCACCTCTAAAATGggtgatcttttttttttttttttttaatatttgaaagaggTATTTTAATGACTAAAGTATGAATACTCGATTGACGAAGACCATGACTAGGTATTGTTGTCACTCCTGGCTTTAATTTTAGGGACATAAAATAAGGATCagatttcttcaaaaattctcttAATACAGCCGAACccatagcctgcgagcaggccctctgagggactggggttgggggtagaatgagggcctgcccgcatggctttgtattttgaatgtcgcgtccaaattttggacgcaaaatactgattggctgaaattaaattacctcgtgacgtcaccattgacaagctccgacaacaagaaagcctcttcgcttcgcagagatgaggtggtcagaaatgcgtctgagaaaattgtagaatgttgcaatttaccataactttacataattaaaggtcgggcaacgcgatgcaatggcctctctactggaaggaaggaagttctatctctgttatccacagaattcgagaaaagtcttatttcccaactgtttttcgtagcggccaaaatacgagggcgacttcatgtcaccgtggctgcctctgttgctgatttaacgatagaggaactctacacgattttagcaagtattaggctaagccgaaaaggcggctccacaaatgattgctcgatctcctcgtaactccgcaatactccgatacacttgaaaacaaaatattccaattttcaaattattgaattagtaaaatacatatctataaccacaattgaaataaaatggtgtaggtattagaatatctgtctagtattaaagtgtgatgtagcagttgtaatgtctgtatttcattaaaataaatttaaaaagataattccgcttcgctttaccgaaatttggcagcagttgtggtcgacgagtctcacacagtggagatgcggtcaggtagcctgcgagcaggccctccgagggactggggttgggggtagaatgagggcctgcccgcatggctttgtattttgaatgtcgcgtccaaattttggacgcaaaatactgattggctgaaattaaattacctcgtgacgtcaccattgacaagctccgacaacaagaaagcctcttcgcttcgcagagatgaggtggtcagaaatgcgtctgagaaaattgtagaatgttgcaatttaccataagtttacataattaaaggtcgggcaacgcgatgcaatggcttctctactggaaggaaggaagttctatctctgttatccacaggattcgggaaaagtcttatttcccaactgtttttcgtagcggccaaaatacgagggcgacttcatgtcaccgtagtagtttcctgtcctcgacaaagcattatctctgatcacatttggacaaaaatgggcCTTTCGACTgcctctgttgctgatttaacgatagagaacgatagaggaactctacacgattttagcaagtatttggttaagccgaaaaggcggctccacaaatgattgctcgatctcctcgtaactccgcaatactccgatacacttgaaaacaaaatattccaattttcaaattattgcatTAGTAAAATACATATCTATAACCACAAATACTCGATGaacctttgaaataaaatggtgtaggtattagaatatctgTCTAGTATTAAAGTGTGATGTAGCAGCGGTAAtgtctgtatttcattaaaataaattaaaaaagataactcCGCTACACTCTACtgaaatttggcagcagttgtggtcgacgagtctcacacagtggagatgcggtcagggaaaacgaatttctctattacgattcccgccgtttgaagtttgtgtgctaaatttGTCCCTGGCGAACGAAACACATTTTCCGCAGAAGGGACTTCACGAATTACCGTactgaatattcagctacgctttacagcatcagcaatagTTGTTAGGCTCTTCTGGCAAAGGCTtcattcctttacagttttgtttttgagtttctgcctcgagcaaattgaaatacacaacgcgtggctttctgttttctgtgtttttttcaatgtttacttcgggtgcgcgctgattggctaatttttgacagctctctcagcgtgacatcaggaggcggcattcaaaattcaaagggatgcgtgcaggctctccttctctcccaccgaagagagagagcctgctcgcaggctagcggtcagggaaaacgaatgtctctattacgattcccgtcgtttgaagtttgtgtgctaaatttttccctgacgaacgaaacactttttccgcggaagggacttcgacgaattaccgtactgaatattcagctacgctttacagcatcagcaatagttgttaggcttttctggcgaaggcttccttcctttacagttttttttagtttctgcctcgggcaaattgaaatacacaacgcgtggatttctgttttctgtgtgttttttcaatgtttacttctggtgcgcgctgattggctaatttttgacagctctctcagcgtgacatcaggaggcggcattcaaaattcaaagggatgcgtgcaggctctcctCCTCTCCTaccgaagagagagagcctgctcgcaggctaccgAACCCATTGTTAAGAatatatggtaacccatcgatgcgagaaatcttggttttatagccatgacgtcatcgaccgtccgttgataggtacgtacgtccacccctcaatgtatgccaatatgaccagtatcatgctacagtcacaatgttgttttaacgagagtttctgagcccatttgccaaaacaacattttgGGAGTGCAgggtattgtaaagtgtttcaataattttatcCGGGACTGTATTTTTGACGAATTTCAGTTATGAAAAGAATTGGCGGGAAATATGCTACACGTTAGGAGAAGGAAACCCGGCTTGATTTCTAGCGACCTAGAGTGAGATGTTGTGCCAtatttgtaataaatttgataaTAAATGGAAACATAAATCATGGTCAGATTAGTTTGAATTTGGTTGGTTGTTTCTCGTTCAACAAAAAGCCATTTCATAGAAGGTTGACTGTGGCTGAGCATGTTCTGCTTACGAACTACCTTAACCAGGATGAATTTGCAGAGGCCGTTCGAGTTTCATTGCGTGAAGGAAAATATCGTAGAATCTTTTTAACGGGGGTTGCTGGTTGTGGCAAAAAACTTTATAAATCCTCTAAACTCTGTTGTCGAACCGCTTTGTAATCCTGGTGCGACCACGGTCGCTTTGGTTGATACTGTCAGTACTGACAGCGATGAAGTGGTTTTCTCAAATGACGttcgttggtgtccctaaattaAAGCACGGCacgatttttcacttcttttggaAGGCCACAAAGTTCATTTACCTACACTCAAAACACATTCCGCACGGGATGTTGACTTTTCACCCGATTCTCCAATATTTTGCACCGGCAAGGAAGAGTTCACCTTTGTTAGATGCGCGATGGCTGGTCGAAAGTCTTTCATTCATTTCACGCGGCACAAATTCCCGAAAAGAACAATAGTGTATTTCCCCATACTCCCGTTTTTTTCGGCTTTGATCTTCTCACAAAGTTAAGTAGCGTGCATACCCTATGCCAAGCCAaatgtagcaatattcaatagttctattttgattcaatttaatatttatttattcaattcagTCCTTATTGATTCAATTCAATCCCTGcattcatttaatttaattagtatttattcaatttaatttttagattcattcaattcaatttctatATCCATTCAATTCAATCTGTCCTTATTCAATGCAATTTCTATATCCATTCAATTCAATCCGTATTTATTCAATTCCATTTCTGTGTTCATTCAATTTAATCCTTGTGTATTCAATCTCATTTTTAATTGCCCTTTAAATTTATTCTTGTATGGAGTCAATTTAGTTTGCATGCACTTAATTCCTTGTCTACATTTGTCCAATTCAATCCGTACATCCATTCAGTTCAATCCCCATTCGTTCAATTCAATTCTTAACATCCATTCAATGTTCGCATATATTCATTCAATCTTGGGGTCTGGGTCGAGCGGTAAAATCTGCTAGGACGATGCTGGGACAGAACGACGTTATGATAAAGATGGCGGGAACAGAAGTCTACATTGATAAGGAAGGAGATTCCGAAGTAAAGGATTTTTTTGAGCACGTGATGAGAAGAACTGAGGAAATTCTAAGTCAGAGTTCATTTGGTAGCGATGACCGCAATGTTTCCGAGGTTTTAACCCATGTAGATCTTTTGGAAAGAACGGTAAGATTACCAGATCAGTTGGCGACTATAGTTACCGACGAAACTGACGTAAAACAGTTGGATGATTTGAGACTGGTGTTTACTGAATTACTCGAGAAATTTCTCCAACATTTTGGaaacaatacggcaaggccatCCAGTGTTACTTATCTCTCCTGTCAATCGCTAAAGAATGAACGCCCAGGTAGACCATCGATAAACATTCCGCCAGAGGTACTCGAAGATTTGAGAGGGATAGGTTTCACTTGGGTAAAGATTGCTAGGGTTTTCAGAGTATCTCGTTGGACAATAATGCGCCGAGTCCGTTTATTTTATCTAGAGCATTTGTCTCGCTTCAGTACCATTACTGATGAAGAAATTGACGGCATTATTCGTGATTTCATTTCAAGTCATGGATCAACCACAGGTGAACCTTATCTACGAGGATACTTTAGGGCAATGGGGTACACTGTGCAACGAAGGTGCATCAGAGAGAGCCTTAACAGGGTAGATCCGAGGAACACAGCTCTAAGGTGGGGTGCCTTAGTATCACGAAGGGTGTACTTCGTTCCGTGGCCAAACTCATTGTGGCACTTGGATGGCCACCATTCCTTGATTCGCTGGGGATTTGTCATTCATGGGTGCATTGATGGCTATTCAAGACGAATTAATTTCCTTCACTGTAGCACGAATAATCTATCCTCGACAGTTCTCAGTCTATTTGAAAGTGCCGTGGAACAAGATGGTGGATTGTGGCCATCCCGCATAAGGGTAGACTTTGGTGTAGAGAACACTGCTGTATGCGATGCAATGGTTGCAGTTCGTGGGGAGGGTCGAGGTAGTTTTACTGCTGGCTCATCGACTAGGAACCAAAGAATCGAAAGGCTTTGGAGGGACGTTTTCCGATGTATTTGCCACGTATTTTATTACACCTTCTATGCTATGGAACAAACAGGGCTTTTGGACGTAGAAAATCCCATCCACATGTTTGCATTACAGTATGTCTTCTTGAAAAGAATAAATTTTGCCTTATCTGAGTGGATGGTTTCTTTCAATGATCATCCAGTTCAAACGGAGCAAAACTGGTCCCCAAATCAGATGTGGTTGAATGGAATGATGAATTCAAGCAATCCACTTGCAAATGGCAGACTTGACGATAACCCAGAAGAAATAACATTTTATGGAGAGGATCCAGAAGGGCAGGCACCTTTTGAGGAAAGTGACAACAACGTTGAGGTGTCTCCTGCTCAGCTACCAAATGTCAGCAATGGTGAACTGACAGCCTATTTGTGTAACTCCATTGATCCCTTACAAGAGTCTTCTAGTTTTGGAATAGACATTTATGCTGAAACTCTCCGAATTATAGTGCAGAGATTAGAGGAATACAATTTGTAAATGTTACATACATATTGTACAAGTTTGCTTTCTTACTTTAAGGAAGACTGGGTCACTAGTTGCATTTTCATCAAAGCAGCACTTTAAAAAGGTTAACCTCACTTAAATGAGGTAATCgccatcacaacaattattgaaagctaacctttttaaaatgggcgCTTAGACTTATACTGTTGACcaacgctgtttaaaatggatgtttaggcttagcacCAATTGTGATGCTGCTTACGACCAGtagtactcacttgaaatagtatttttggggtagtccgttcaggtagtccatggaccgggggggGAGGGTctgtgttttcgggtcaccccttCAATGTTTGTCACCTATGAACATGTATGAAGATTGAGATTTGGAAGTATATCAAAGTAGCCCTCCTGTACCTTTGCTACACAAACCTTGACAATTCACACAGTTTGAATGTAAACATTGTTACTTTGTTCCTTTTACATTGTGATGCCTAACTATAACATCAACTCATTCCAATGCAAAATGCTTTGCAAATAGCGGTATTCTAGCTCCAAACAATTGGTAATAATCATTTAGGTAATAGTTTTTACTAGCCTACCTCAAAGCTCCTCGTTTGGGGAGGTACAAAACTGGGATTAAATCAACATGGaatgctaatttttattgtattgAGTAAGAATAGCAGTTGTTGTTTATGCCATGCACTTTGAATAGATGAATTTTTTATTCAGTAGGAATGAAATCAGTGGTCTGAGCTGATCTACCTTTTTAATTACTGTTATTAGGGGACCTTCTAAACTGCTAGacatttgcaaagaaaacttcttCAAAATATCGGTAATGGACTATAAACAACATAAATAAAGAAGGAAAGGTTTTCTTTAGTACTTTAGAACACGATAGAATATTAGTTTATCAGTTAGTGCCGCAGggattttttttattgactGGCATTAGCTATGCAAGTGCTGTGGGTGTGGTTCATACTCAAAACTTCTggacccagttgttcaaacgatggacaGTGCTATCCGCCgggtaaatcactatccagtggataagtaataacaaaataaattgcatcatccaatggatagtgatttatctggtggatagcgttatccaccttttgaacaactggggcctggagtAGCTCAGAATATGCCAATTCCTTAATCCGAACTATCCGAACTATCCTTCATTCCCAAGTCCTCATCTGAATAAGTATGCAAAACAGTGTAAAACAGGGTCCCTTTGTCAACATAAACAGAACAATTTCAACAAAGAGTGGCAAGATCTGTGGCAAAGGACATGcagttgctgaaattgaaaCTCCGCTCTATAAAACACGTACTGAGACAGTATCAAATCCCTTACAATCAAAGGGACACAGAGATTTCTAAACACTTCTGCAACCATGTCCTTTCATTTTCAACACAACATAACATTGAAACCTAACTCTTCATGTGCCTTTTGAGGTTTCCTTCAACTGATGTTGGAACTACACAATGCCAAAATACGTGTTTTTGAAAGCATAATCATAAAGAGCAAATAATTCTCTATCTGATGGAAGAGACAACCCTGCAGAGCCACATGGTAGATGCATAGTATTTGAACAGGTGTGAGACTTGGGCATGAAATCAGGAATGGCCCTCTTCTTTCTTGATCCCTTattgaattgaaaagaaaacatcaatttaaattaaatcaattCATTCTAATTTTACCTTCCAGCTTTTATGAGGGACGTCAATGTCATGAGCAAAGATAACATGTTTGATGTTAAAGACAAGAGCTCTGAGACTGGTGAAAGGAGTATGTCTCATGCAGGACTATCATACTATAACTATGGATGGTGAACATATatagtattgtgcaaaagtaatgagagcgaaatgCGCCAATTTCGTTTTTTGTCCCTGCGAATTTTCGCTCTGGacaaaaattcgccatttttcgtcgaaaagcTCCGAAATTCTCGAATTTCGTCGGATTAAGCTCTCATTACTTCTGCACAATACTAAAGTGAGGGAAAGGAGTAATGAAAGCCACAAAGGGAGAGGTCAAAATCCAGTTTCTGTGGAAAGTTGGATGATCTCAGACAAAAAACACACTGATTATTTGACATCAACTTTCCCTTTAGTCTGTGTGCGTGCGAAGCCTAGGTGCACTGAGTCTCTGGTCAGCcctaatttacataatttgTCACTTAGTCAACCAAGTTAAACTTATTAATTTTTGCAAGACCTTGAATGTCTTCCTGTCTTATGGTTGTTTCAGGTAGCCAATACATTACTTTattatatttttcctttctttgtacTTGACAAGAACAAGTGCAATAATGCctgtttttaaaaacttttgtcaacaaagaaaattttggTACGTCTTAAAAATCAGTGTGAGGGAAACACACAAACTTAGGCTTACCTCTCCATCAGTAGAGTTATTGCCAGTGTCGTCTTCAGTGCGATCTATCTTTGCTTCTTTTACTGTTGCTAACACAAATTCAATGCATGGCTGCTGGTCAAATCCAAGGGTAGGCTCTTCACTCGCTCCGGTAACAAATTCCAATATGTTTTCAAGGCTGGTTACTCGACGCCCACTTGCCACCTCTCTAACATACTTCACGAACTTCCCATACACAGCTTTCTCATAAATTAGGCTGTTGGATCCCTCCTCAGAAAATTTTGCTGTAAGAAGGTGAATGAGCATTGGGACTGTTAGTGCTGCTTTATTCTGGGCTGGCCTAAGCAAATAGAGGAATAGAGGGAATCTTCTGCCAAACATGTGAATCCCCAGACTGTCTAGGCCTTCACGGAGTTTTAAAACACATGGTGATACTTCTCTCTCTTCACTGACAAAAATGTCCTGTAGGAGGTCttcagaaaaatattttggggctTGTCCATTCTGAAGAAGTGCAATGGCAGCCATTTGTCCCACAAAAAAAGTAATCTTCAGAAAGGTGTTCCTTAagaccattttcaaaatatcttCTCTTTATGTGCTGGTTACAAAGCCGGATCCACTCTCTTCTTGGACCTCCACTGTCCTGAGCCATTTTTCCATAAAAATCCACTTGAAAGGTTATTCTTGGATCCTGAATTGCTCTCAATTcatcaaatgttgtttttaatacATTGTCCCGGTCTACAGCAATGAAATTGGTCTCCCCTTCAAGTACAGATTCATCATTGGTCCTGTCCAAAGGACGACCAGAAACTATCTTACACTGCAAGTATCGCAGCATTTCTGTGGGCTCTACTATAACACTTGCAGGAAATtcagaaacaatattttgatAGAATTTACTTCCATTTTCCTCCCAGCTTTGATGTGTTGTGTTAGTGGAACTTTCTGTATGATGCCTTGGTGTGGTAGCACTGCTTGGCCCCTCTGTTTGATAGTTAGGTGAGGCGCTGATAGAAGGCCTGTCTATCTGACTTGTGATGGTACTGGTAGTGGACGAGGCTGCACTGGTGAAATTTGTATCTTGCTGATAAGACCCTATTTCATTTTGGTCTTCTCCTAGGTCTACCTGTTCCGTCAATACGAAATCAAAGGCCTGTTTCACGCGAATGTAAAGGAGACCCTGCCCGGCCAGCTTTTTCACAACATTGTAGTTGTACTCTGAGTTCTCGGCCAACCTTAAAACTGAAACTGTTTTCTGGGTAACTTTTACAAATTCAAAGTCGTTTGGCCCCAATAGACTATACTGACTTTTCAACGAGGATACTACCTTTGCTCGTACAGTTGCCTCACTATCGTCCTCAGCAAGTTCTATCATACCGCGTTCGacgatgttttctttcttcaaagtTTCTACAGCGTCTTCTTCATCACTTTCCTCTGATTTTGCCCTTAGTAAAGCAAATTCAAATGGTTTCTTCTCCAGAGGTTTTGACTTCTTCTCTTTCTTGCTCTTCGTTGACGTGGCTGCCGCTGCGGCTCTCAGACGTTCATTTCTATTCAACCTCCGATAAAATCCAGTGTTTGTGCTCGTCTGCATCATGGATCTCGCGCGAACCAGAATTTCAGCGATTGAACCAGAACGGGTTGTGGTTGAACAGGTTGTGTTTGGAGCACCCGAACCTGATCGCACGCTTAGGAGCATATCAGAAGCACTTTTTAGTAGATCAGCCGCTTTTTTAAGCTTTTCTTGATCTTCATTCATGGCTTACATTGCATcttaaacaaaatggcggtatCAAAGCGCGGGAATTCTTGAAACCCGACTCAGATCCCAAAATTGAATCAATTTTACCGCTCGACCCAGACCCCAAGATTGAATGAATATGTGCGAACATTGAATGGATGTTAAGAATTGAATTGAACGAATAGGGATtgatggttagtgcgctcgactccggatcgagtggtccgggttcggggcctggcaggggacattgtgttgtgttcttgggcaagacactttactctcacggtgcctctctccacccaggtgtataaatgggtaccggcgtaatgctgggggtaaccctgcgatggactagcatcccatccaggggggagtacaaatactcctagtcgcttcatgctacagaaaccggagataagcgccggcctgatgagccttctggctcgtaagcggagactttacctttttaatAGGGATTGAACTGAATGGATGTACGTATTGAATTGACTCCATACAAGAATTAATTTAAAGGGCAATTAAAAATGAGATTGAATACACAAGGATTAAATTGAATGAACAcagaaattgaattgaataaaTACGGATTGAATTGAATGGATATAGAAATTGCATTGAATAAGGACAGATTGAATTGAATGGATatagaaattgaattgaatgaatCTAAgaattaaattgaataaatacaaattaaattaa from Montipora capricornis isolate CH-2021 chromosome 12, ASM3666992v2, whole genome shotgun sequence encodes the following:
- the LOC138027535 gene encoding uncharacterized protein, which encodes MAGTEVYIDKEGDSEVKDFFEHVMRRTEEILSQSSFGSDDRNVSEVLTHVDLLERTVRLPDQLATIVTDETDVKQLDDLRLVFTELLEKFLQHFGNNTARPSSVTYLSCQSLKNERPGRPSINIPPEVLEDLRGIGFTWVKIARVFRVSRWTIMRRVRLFYLEHLSRFSTITDEEIDGIIRDFISSHGSTTGEPYLRGYFRAMGYTVQRRCIRESLNRVDPRNTALRWGALVSRRVYFVPWPNSLWHLDGHHSLIRWGFVIHGCIDGYSRRINFLHCSTNNLSSTVLSLFESAVEQDGGLWPSRIRVDFGVENTAVCDAMVAVRGEGRGSFTAGSSTRNQRIERLWRDVFRCICHVFYYTFYAMEQTGLLDVENPIHMFALQYVFLKRINFALSEWMVSFNDHPVQTEQNWSPNQMWLNGMMNSSNPLANGRLDDNPEEITFYGEDPEGQAPFEESDNNVEVSPAQLPNVSNGELTAYLCNSIDPLQESSSFGIDIYAETLRIIVQRLEEYNL
- the LOC138026702 gene encoding uncharacterized protein; its protein translation is MLLSVRSGSGAPNTTCSTTTRSGSIAEILVRARSMMQTSTNTGFYRRLNRNERLRAAAAATSTKSKKEKKSKPLEKKPFEFALLRAKSEESDEEDAVETLKKENIVERGMIELAEDDSEATVRAKVVSSLKSQYSLLGPNDFEFVKVTQKTVSVLRLAENSEYNYNVVKKLAGQGLLYIRVKQAFDFVLTEQVDLGEDQNEIGSYQQDTNFTSAASSTTSTITSQIDRPSISASPNYQTEGPSSATTPRHHTESSTNTTHQSWEENGSKFYQNIVSEFPASVIVEPTEMLRYLQCKIVSGRPLDRTNDESVLEGETNFIAVDRDNVLKTTFDELRAIQDPRITFQVDFYGKMAQDSGGPRREWIRLCNQHIKRRYFENGLKEHLSEDYFFCGTNGCHCTSSEWTSPKIFF